ATCCACCGCTTTGAACCCATATATTTCATGATCGAGAGGAGATCGAGCCAATCCCACCTTGTTCGATCAGCTGAAAATTGGTGAAGCCAGCCGTCCATGCAGGATTGCGATGAACTTTCCAAAAACGATTAGAGTCTCCAAGAGCTTCATTGACAAAGTTTCGAAATCTCACGATTCTGTGGTAGGCCAGTATTTGTATCGCCTCTACGTCCGGAAACTTTCCCTTTTGCGGAGATGGAGGCGAATCAAAATGCATACTCGAGATAAATGCAATTCTATCCTTGAGGATTGCTTCGCTCAGCGGAGAAAACTTGGGAATAAAAGAGGATAGATGATCGCAATAATTGGCCGCATCTCGATGTTTAATCTCTGAGATAACAGAATCAGACTCCTCAAGGTTATTCGTGAACAATGGATCCGCAGAAAAGCTTGGAACTTCCTTAATTAATTTCCAATAAAATTGATGCTCACGGTCGCCACCCTGCTTCGCCCGAAATGAACATTTGCCCCTCTTCCCATCAAACTCAAGACAGGCTATCTTTTTCACTCTGAAGCTCTGAAAGTGGCCAAGCAAATGAGCAAACGCGCGCACGCAGTAATGACTCGCATAGTAGGCACCCACAGAAGACCAAATTGGACTAGCCTTGGTAAGGGACGCAGAAATGAGAAAACTATGAACGGCCCGCAGCCACATATCCACAGCAGCCGTTGCAAACAACTTAAAGTTTTCCGGCTCGAGATCCACTGGATCGCCACATCTTTTCCTAAACCATTTCTCAACAGACTTTGATAGACTGTCGGGAGGCGGAAACGACTTAGCTGCTGCTTGGGTTTTTAACGGTTCAAAAGTGTAACAAATATGCTCTCTGAGATTTGCATTAATATGAAAACTCATCTTGCACTTTACTCCGAAATTTCTCACGTCCAAACGCTGCCCGATCGGCTAACGCCTCTGCCTTCAGTCTAGCAACACTCTCTGTAGAAGTTGCTGCCGCCCACAAAAGATCGCGAAATCTTGAAACGCCACCGCTACCAAGAAATCCCTTTTCTTTAAATTTAGGTTTGGGCAAGAACTTCTCCCGCTCCAGAAGTCCTCCACGCCTCATTAGGTCGTGCAGGAACCTAATAAGAGTCTCATGGCTCCTATCTGAAATCAGTTGAAATTCGTTACGCTTCAACTTTGATATACAAACCGGAAGCAAGGTAAGAAATGAAACAAGGACTCGCCCCTGATATGCCACGTTGTCAGGGTCAAGCGATTCCCCTTCGCTCACTTCCTGTTTTCGTCCCGTCGCTTCTAGCCAGGCATCTAAGCACTGCGCCAAGAATTCTGTCTGTTGATCTAGATTGTCAATACCGCATTCCCTCATGATTGGAATTACTTCTTCGATAGCAGAATTGAGAGTCGCAAGCGCTACTACATCCGGAACGCCATACTTGATCCCAGGTATCTGAATCATTCCCACGAGCGGGCCTGTTTCAAGCATTAGCCTTCTCCCGAGATCCTGCGCTCGCTCCTTATCGTCAAGAGGGGCGCGACTGCCTCTGGCAGTAGGAAAGAGATCGGCGACCAAGGATTTGTCAACCTTCTTCTGATTGAAATTAACATCAATAAAAATTTGAGCCTGGCGCCTCGGTGCTTCATTTGGCGGGTCAAGGTCAAGAAAAATTTCAGCTGGAATATCCCACACTGCTTTTCTGTTTTCTTCTTGAAGGATCCTCAGCGCAAGGAAAGCACCGTTAATTCTATGCTGACCGTCTATTACAGAAAAACTAAGCGCTTTGTCTTCCTCATCAAATGTTAACGTTGCGGCTTCCTGCTTGTCCTCGAGCGGCTTAACCAATGCACCATTTACATGCAGCAGAACGTTTGAAAAAGTAGGGTACTCACTATTCTGAAAGCCAACGACCCTTTGCACCTTCGGAGGCCATTCTCTTCCCGGCTCTAGTTTTTTAGGCTCGTAAATGTTTCGAAAATACTTATCAATGAGCTTCGGAGCATCAACAATCTCTTTCTGAAGCAAATAAGCAGCTATCTTTGCAACCCGCTTCCAATCCAGCGAACGCTGAATTGAACGAACCTTATCAGCATCATGTCTTGGGGTATGTGGCTTTCCCGGCCACCATTGCATTAGCTTCTCAACATTTAATGCTGTAAGGCAGTGACGAGTCTCTTGTAAATCTGCAGGCGCAAAAGGATTCATTGGTACAATGACTGAAATTCTTTGAATAGAACGTTTGCTCATCGCATCAGCCCTCGACCGATAAAAATGCCTCGCTTGATGGGCACAGGCAATATCGGCGTGTCAATTACGTGAACAAGCAAAAGAAATCAACCAAACACTTAGTTGATCACCAATGGCATGTCATATTTTGCGCCGCTCTACAATTCGCTCACCTTAACCTAGAGCAGAGTTCGCAACCGCAGTAACGTGATATTTGTGCATGATCGAAATTGAAAACCGACTACCCTGCAATCCCTTACTCTACGCCAAGAGGAGGTTTAACTTCGTCCCAACTACGGAAGTCCAACGAGGACTTTCCCAAGCCGCGAGTCAAAATCTATTGCTCCTTCCACTTATCTCACTCTCCTCAAGGGATGGCGTGATTCCGTTCCCAACTGCGCGCGTCCAACGAGGCCCTTCCGAGGGCGCGCGCGAAATCTAATGCTCCATCCACTTTCTCGTACCCGCTCCAAGGAGTGACCCGTCAGGCCACCACGCCCCGCCTAACACTTCGATCCGTCCATCCGGCAGGCTTCCGCCCGGTCGGTGAACCCTGAGTTGCGCAGGCTCTCATAGACGTGTTGCTGCCGTTCCATCTCACGATCATGGGCAGTGCTCTCCCGCCCGTCCGTCGCGTACCCGCCGCCGGAATTGCGGCGTGGCTGGCGCGCCGCCAGCACCTTGCGCACCTCGGTTTCATAGTAGCCACGCGTTTGCGGGTCAGGATCCTTCTGATAGCAGGTGGTGAGAAACTTCCGGCCTTCGGCGTCGTGGCCCAGCGCATAGTGGGCAAACCCGACGTTGCAGAAGGCGTTCGGCGTGGCAGGATCGAGCTTCAGAACCTTCTCTGAATCGTCCAGCGCGGCCTGGA
The Nitrospira sp. genome window above contains:
- a CDS encoding DGQHR domain-containing protein; this encodes MSKRSIQRISVIVPMNPFAPADLQETRHCLTALNVEKLMQWWPGKPHTPRHDADKVRSIQRSLDWKRVAKIAAYLLQKEIVDAPKLIDKYFRNIYEPKKLEPGREWPPKVQRVVGFQNSEYPTFSNVLLHVNGALVKPLEDKQEAATLTFDEEDKALSFSVIDGQHRINGAFLALRILQEENRKAVWDIPAEIFLDLDPPNEAPRRQAQIFIDVNFNQKKVDKSLVADLFPTARGSRAPLDDKERAQDLGRRLMLETGPLVGMIQIPGIKYGVPDVVALATLNSAIEEVIPIMRECGIDNLDQQTEFLAQCLDAWLEATGRKQEVSEGESLDPDNVAYQGRVLVSFLTLLPVCISKLKRNEFQLISDRSHETLIRFLHDLMRRGGLLEREKFLPKPKFKEKGFLGSGGVSRFRDLLWAAATSTESVARLKAEALADRAAFGREKFRSKVQDEFSY